A single window of Cololabis saira isolate AMF1-May2022 chromosome 24, fColSai1.1, whole genome shotgun sequence DNA harbors:
- the LOC133425438 gene encoding leucine-rich repeat-containing protein 3-like has translation MGVSQRSSSSRKHPSSSRLFFVGWLLLLVAGVHACPKICHCTDRNNMVVQCTSRNLESIPANLPRDTVVLLLSSNKIKHIPREAFSDLHRLRELDLSHNALENVEVGAFQEVSDSLRTLDLSNNRLSGLPKDTFTKLHARIRLSSNPWHCECSLQEVLRELRLDPETVNEVSCHTSVREEYVGHPVIQVLDSGINFCNFHHKTTDVAMFVAMFCWFFMVTAYIVYYIKHNQEDARRHMEYLKSLPSTSHISKDYDTASSGL, from the exons ATGGGGGTTTCTCAAAggagcagctcctccagaaAGCATCCTTCCTCGAGTCGCCTCTTCTTCGTCGGCTGGCTGCTCCTGCTCGTCGCCGGCGTCCACGCCTGCCCTAAGATCTGCCACTGCACCGACAGGAACAACATGGTGGTGCAGTGCACCTCGCGCAACCTGGAGAGCATCCCGGCcaacctgcccagggacacCGTGGTGCTGCTGCTGTCGTCCAACAAGATCAAGCACATCCCCAGGGAGGCGTTCTCCGACCTGCACCGCCTCCGGGAGCTGGACCTGTCCCACAACGCCCTGGAGAACGTGGAG GTTGGTGCTTTCCAAGAGGTTTCCGACAGCCTCCGCACCCTGGATCTGTCCAACAACCGGCTCAGCGGCCTCCCCAAGGACACGTTCACCAAGCTGCACGCCCGCATCCGCCTCTCCAGCAACCCCTGGCACTGCGAGTGCTCGCTGCAGGAGGTGCTGCGGGAGCTGAGGCTCGACCCCGAGACGGTCAACGAGGTCAGCTGCCACACGTCGGTGCGGGAGGAGTACGTGGGCCACCCggtgatccaggtcctggactCAGGGATCAACTTTTGCAActtccaccacaaaaccacggACGTGGCCATGTTCGTGGCCATGTTCTGCTGGTTCTTCATGGTCACGGCGTACATCGTTTACTACATCAAACACAACCAGGAGGACGCCAGGAGACACATGGAGTACCTCAAGTCCCTGCCCAGCACCTCCCACATTAGCAAGGACTACGACACGGCGAGCAGCGGGCTTTAG